The Anopheles marshallii chromosome X, idAnoMarsDA_429_01, whole genome shotgun sequence genome includes a window with the following:
- the LOC128707808 gene encoding nose resistant to fluoxetine protein 6, producing the protein MSCAGPRSSRWQIALLAQWILLLCPAGSDGHCLAGVSHRLKMATLLDTIYPSWTEGCLLRDRTVAKTDDQAPIDEHLPVDWDRLLISANDSAPTLQSNLTDMADYMLDLADRSLDDGIPTREEISATEAGYITSLNRKMFSINVPFNPAYSDRVSEQCKRQAALFFRSYAASHLWALRMHDASAKVGQGILNGNINQYGDFDQCLNIQQTLHTDGSVPSETIRGRYCMAEVQPTIKPNTQVLKHLFDLVQAHGMLKSNLNDPGHRVPRFSTVHWALCVPAGCTAQDIQLSLGEFLRQYVSDTGLETEVKVHPALCQTKHYIWREYFTDRTMLVWYGFLLYGLLVLASTLYDVKFQNKVEWFTVFSLIKNTRSILSFKEERNDIACVHGIRFLNAMLLLIAHKSMALFFNPYVNRTEMSEVLGQPWTVIGRAAAIFTDPFIMFSGFLTTFSFIERLQKGQKVRLHREYVGRLLRIVPPLGALILFCTFILPFLSNGPLWNLVVTNHGDICKQYWWRNMLFIHNYFGFKNMCLTHTHHVGIDTELFFVAPLFIYCVWRWPRRGMIGLLAIALVTTVHRFYVTYSLRLANYVYFGTSVKQLFETADFMYTLPYYRVTVYLMGVMLGYACSKYKTMKLTEKQMKIGWYVSTLSIAIAFFGPAPMGSMHYVYNPLHAASYAAFSPIAWCLFFAWTVFTAHLGYRNWVIDMFSWRGFRITTKISYAIYLTQFPIFFYNVGRTRTPQFFEFWPAVIFNTNEYLVVFLSSFLLTVLFETPFINVKKMLFSSNRHAKCAAKTASVDEPLKAGTMDENENSRSNRFACDNSKLNG; encoded by the exons ATGTCCTGCGCTGGTCCAAGATCCTCCAGATGGCAGATAGCCTTACTTGCCCAGTGGATATTATTACTGTGCCCAGCGGGCAGTGATGGGCACTGTCTGGCCGGTGTAAGCCACCGGCTAAAAATGGCAACCCTGCTTGACACGATCTACCCATCCTGGACGGAGGGATGTCTGTTGCGCGATCGAACCGTGGCGAAAACAGACGATCAGGCACCGATCGACGAACATCTACCGGTTGACTGGGACAGACTGCTGATCTCTGCAAACGATAGCGCTCCTACGCTCCAGTCTAATCTGACCGACATGGCGGATTATATGTTGGATCTGGCAGACCGCTCACTGGATGACGGTATACCAACCAGAGAGGAGATAAGTGCTACGGAGGCAG GTTACATCACCTCATTGAACAGGAAGATGTTTAGCATCAATGTGCCCTTTAACCCTGCCTACAGTGACCGAGTGTCTGAGCAGTGCAAGCGTCAAGCAGCGTTGTTTTTTCGCTCGTATGCAGCATCCCATCTGTGGGCGCTTCGAA TGCACGATGCTAGCGCTAAGGTAGGGCAGGGCATACTGAATGGCAATATCAACCAGTACGGTGACTTCGACCAGTGTCTCAACATTCAGCAAACACTGCACACCGATGGTAGCGTGCCAAGTGAGACGATCCGAGGCCGCTATTGCATGGCAGAGGTACAGCCGACGATAAAGCCCAACACCCAGGTGCTGAAGCATCTGTTCGATTTGGTCCAGGCGCACGGTATGCTGAAGAGCAATTTGAATGAT CCTGGTCACCGTGTTCCCCGGTTCTCGACGGTACACTGGGCACTCTGTGTACCTGCCGGTTGTACCGCTCAGGACATCCAGCTATCGCTCGGAGAATTTCTGCGCCAGTACGTCAGCGATACCGGGCTCGAGACGGAGGTGAAGGTGCATCCGGCCCTCTGCCAGACGAAGCACTACATCTGGCGCGAGTATTTCACCGACCGGACTATGCTCGTATGGTACGGCTTCCTGCTGTACGGGTTGCTAGTGCTCGCATCAACTCTGTACGATGTAAAGTTCCAGAACAAAG TGGAATGGTTCACGGTGTTTTCGCTCATCAAAAACACCCGATCGATACTGAGCTTCAAGGAGGAGCGAAACGATATCGCCTGTGTCCACGGAATCCGTTTCCTGAACGCGATGTTACTGCTGATTGCCCACAAATCGATGGCACTCTTCTTCAACCCGTACGTCAATCGGACTGAAATGAGCGAG GTGTTGGGCCAACCGTGGACCGTTATTGGACGGGCGGCAGCCATCTTCACCGATCCGTTCATCATGTTCAGCGGCTTCCTGACCACGTTCTCCTTCATCGAGCGGCTGCAGAAGGGTCAGAAGGTGCGGCTGCACCGGGAGTACGTCGGACGATTGTTGCGCATCGTACCGCCGCTCGGTGCCCTCATCCTGTTCTGCACATTCATCCTACCGTTTCTGAGCAACGGTCCGCTCTGGAACCTGGTCGTGACGAACCATGGGGACATCTGCAAGCAGTACTGGTGGCGCAACATGCTCTTCATCCACAACTACTTCGGCTTCAAGAACATGTGCCTGACGCACACGCACCACGTCGGCATTGACACGGAGCTGTTTTTCGTCGCACCGCTGTTCATCTACTGCGTGTGGAGGTGGCCCCGGCGTGGCATGATTGGTCTGCTGGCGATCGCCCTCGTCACCACCGTCCATCGGTTCTACGTGACGTACAGCTTACGGTTGGCTAACTACGTCTACTTTGGAACGTC GGTGAAGCAACTGTTTGAAACTGCAGACTTTATGTACACACTGCCGTACTATCGCGTTACCGTCTATCTTATGGGTGTGATGCTAGGATACGCTTGCTCCAAGTACAAAACGATGAAACTTACCGAG aaacaaatgaaaattggATGGTACGTCAGTACGCTTTCGATTGCAATCGCCTTTTTCGGACCGGCGCCGATGGGCTCGATGCATTACGTTTACAACCCGCTGCATGCGGCCAGCTATGCCGCATTCTCCCCGATAGCATGGTGTCTCTTCTTCGCTTGGACCGTCTTCACCGCACATCTAGGCTACCGCA ACTGGGTGATAGATATGTTCTCGTGGCGTGGTTTCCGCATCACCACCAAAATATCGTACGCCATCTACCTGACACAGTTTCCCATCTTCTTCTACAACGTTGGACGCACACGGACGCCACAGTTTTTCGAGTTCTGGCCGGCAGTTATC TTTAACACCAACGAGTATCTGGTCGTGTTTTTGTCGTCGTTCCTGCTGACGGTTCTGTTTGAGACACCGTTCATCAACGTAAAGAAGATGCTGTTTAGCAGCAACAGACACGCGAAGTGTGCGGCAAAGACTGCCAGCGTCGACGAACCGCTAAAGGCAGGTACGATGGACGAGAATGAAAACAGTAGGTCTAATCGTTTTGCGTGTGACAATAGTAAATTAAATGGTTAG
- the LOC128708238 gene encoding casein kinase I-like, whose product MNDFIVAGKYRIIRKIGSGSFGDIYLGINITNGEEVALKVESILARHPQLTYEYKLYKVLTGGVGIPHIRYFGQERSYHVLVMDLLGPSLEDLFNFCSRHFTIKTVLMLVDQMIGRLEYLHMKNFIHRDIKPDNFLMGIGRHCNKLFLIDFGLAKKYRDFRSRIHITYREDKNLTGTARYASINAHLGIEQSRRDDMESLGYVMMYFNRGSLPWQGLKATNKKQKYEKISEKKMSTPIEVLCKGFPAEFAMYLNYCRSLRFEEGPDYMYLRQLFRILFRTLNHQYDYTFDWTIMKQRAMQQGSNNPPAVTSGENKREERRDKDKLSSDTDE is encoded by the exons ATGAATGATTTCATCGTAGCGGGCAAGTATCGCATCATCCGCAAGATCGGATCGGGCTCCTTCGGTGATATCTATCTCGGTATCAACATCACGAATGGCGAGGAGGTGGCACTGAAGGTGGAGAGTATACTGGCTCGCCATCCGCAGCTCACATATGAGTACAAACTGTACAAAGTGCTCACCGGTGGTGTGGGCATACCACACATCCGTTACTTCGGCCAGGAACGCAGCTACCACGTACTGGTAATGGATTTGCTCGGTCCCTCGCTGGAAGATTTGTTCAACTTCTGCAGTCGACATTTCACAATCAAGACCGTGCTGATGCTGGTGGACCAGATGATCGGACGGCTTGAGTACCTGCACATGAAAAACTTCATCCACCGCGATATTAAGCCGGACAACTTCCTGATGGGTATCGGACGACATTGCAACAAGCTGTTCCTGATCGACTTCGGTCTGGCGAAGAAATATCGGGATTTCCGTTCCCGCATCCACATCACGTACCGGGAGGACAAGAACCTGACCGGTACCGCACGTTACGCGTCAATCAACGCGCATCTTGGCATCGAGCAGAGCCGCCGCGACGATATGGAGTCGCTTGGGTACGTGATGATGTACTTCAACCGGGGTTCGTTGCCGTGGCAGGGGCTCAAAGCGACCAACAAGAAGCAGAAGTATGAGAAGATCTCGGAGAAAAAGATGTCCACCCCGATCGAGGTGCTGTGCAAGGGCTTTCCGGCGGAGTTCGCTATGTATCTGAACTACTGTCGCAGTTTGCGCTTTGAGGAAGGTCCTGACTACATGTATCTGAGGCAGCTCTTCAG AATTCTGTTCCGCACCCTTAACCATCAGTACGACTACACATTTGACTGGACAATAATGAAACAGCGGGCGATGCAGCAAGGCAGCAACAACCCGCCTGCAGTTACATCCGGCGAAAACAAACGAGAGGAGCGGCGTGATAAAGATAAACTGTCCAGCGATACGGATGAATAG
- the LOC128707032 gene encoding ras-related protein Rab-40C, whose product MAKEYDYLLKVLLVGDSDVGKQEILSGLDDGSTESPFCSGSGTAHKTTTILLDGKRVKLQIWDTSGQGRFCTIIRSYSRGAQGIILVYDITNKWSFDGLNRWLKEVEEHAPGVPKVLVGNRLHLAFKRQVAAKQAELYASRNKMACFEISPLCDFNIRESFCELARMALHRNGMERIWRTNKVLSLQELCCRSICRRTNVYTIDSLPLPPSVKSYLRSYALTSSQCLNTVLNNSASIAKNLKSKSTTTYHLKHNVRNGCVIS is encoded by the exons ATGGCGAAGGAATACGATTATCTGCTGAAGGTACTCCTTGTCGGTGATAGTGACGTTGGCAAGCAGGAGATTCTTTCTGGGCTAGACGATGGCTCCACGGAAAGCCCATTCTGCAGCGGAAGTGGCA CGGCACATAAAACGACCACTATCCTGCTGGATGGTAAACGCGTGAAGCTACAGATATGGGACACATCCGGTCAGGGACGGTTCTGTACAATCATTCGCTCCTATTCCCGTGGCGCTCAGGGCATTATACTCGTGTACGACATCACGAACAAGTGGAGCTTCGACGGACTGAACCGGTGGCTAAAGGAGGTCGAAGAACACGCACCGGGTGTACCGAAGGTGCTGGTCGGGAACCGGTTACATCTCGCCTTCAAGCGACAGGTCGCCGCGAAACAGGCGGAACTGTACGCATCGCGCAACAAGATGGCCTGCTTCGAGATATCACCCCTGTGCGATTTCAACATACGCGAATCGTTCTGCGAGCTCGCCCGGATGGCGTTGCATCGCAACGGGATGGAGCGGATCTGGCGCACGAACAAAGTACTTTCGTTGCAGGAGCTGTGCTGCAGGAGTATCTGCCGGCGGACGAATGTATATACCATCGATAGCCTTCCGCTGCCACCGTCCGTAAAGTCGTATCTGCGATCGTACGCGCTCACCTCGTCCCAGTGCTTGAACACGGTGCTGAACAATTCCGCGTCGATCGCGAAGAATCTCAAAAGCAAATCCACCACCACATACCATCTGAAGCATAACGTCCGTAACGGGTGCGTAATTTCTTGA
- the LOC128714332 gene encoding sodium channel protein Nach, with amino-acid sequence MEQTKHSNQPPVPDHGRPHGKRLTKTMKAIKKGKSRTAPNGKSKATFNTLRLFRRSFIFQTKEFFDNSTLHGVRYIAEEGRPFFERFMWFCFVAFGFIAAVVIIFSLWEKFQTNPTITGLDTDFHNQQVIFPTVLVCPTAPYDEEAVRREAYQTLGGYEEGSEVYEPFLKLLTQLSYDNIREVAAMLSDMPSTPALRTTNLRELVFRVAVRCNDTFASCRYKDEDIECCEMFKPMYTEHGFCYAFNARYTNNKQVEILNTEVYVLFETDKKWALTFEPLRESNIFVHSYNEISGWDFQPQVMWDIDSKVEFLISMKQTYTTEDAQQLSIGQRKCIFPEEEKLQYYQDAYTFSGCMKECRISKSLKHCKCVPPFYAPVRSIPSCLSGSFQCLSEYTENITSIFSCQDCELGCLNTVYDIEKYSKIMKTEEEQQEAQVTIEYLTWPIIRYKREVLFGWVDLLVSFGGIAGLFLGFSLLSGVEILYFFTMRAFCMLYKNRDELEAIEKEQLIKSMSRHELGLKPIAAPSTPTVPVYDTLDVPPSADKQQVFVKLITNDYKAAQQYLTADASYPGLNRHRLNQLNGQSQRKQNMFLLGHGNYANHAKHAEKKTIHYSDGSNYIYDGYLP; translated from the exons ATGGAGCAAACCAAGCACAGCAATCAACCGCCGGTTCCGGACCATGGCCGTCCCCACGGCAAGCGGCTCACCAAGACGATGAAAGCGATCAAGAAGGGCAAATCGAGGACGGCGCCGAACGGTAAGTCGAAAGCGACCTTCAACACGTTGCGCCTGTTCCGGCGCAGCTTCATATTCCAAACGAAGGAGTTCTTCGACAACTCGACGCTGCACGGTGTCCGGTACATCGCCGAGGAGGGCCGCCCGTTCTTTGAGCGATTCATGTGGTTTTGCTTCGTTGCGTTCGGCTTCATCGCGGCGGTGGTGATCATCTTCAGCTTgtgggaaaagtttcaaacGAATCCCACCATCACCGGGCTGGATACGGACTTTCACAACCAGCAGGTCATCTTTCCGACCGTGCTGGTGTGTCCGACCGCACCGTACGACGAGGAAGCGGTACGGAGGGAGGCGTACCAGACGCTCGGCGGGTACGAGGAGGGCAGTGAAGTGTACGAACCGTTCCTGAAGCTGCTGACCCAGCTGTCGTACGACAACATACGCGAGGTTGCCGCAATGCTGAGCGACATGCCGTCCACGCCGGCGCTCCGCACAACCAACCTGCGTGAGCTGGTGTTCCGGGTGGCGGTACGCTGTAACGATACGTTCGCGTCCTGTCGCTACAAGGACGAGGATATTGAATGCTGCGAAATGTTCAAACCGATGTACACCGAGCACGGGTTCTGTTATGCGTTCAACGCACGCTACACCAATAACAAGCAGGTGGA AATACTCAACACCGAGGTGTACGTGCTGTTCGAGACGGACAAGAAATGGGCGCTAACGTTCGAACCGCTCCGGGAGAGCAACATCTTTGTGCACTCGTACAACGAAATATCCGGCTGGGACTTTCAGCCCCAGGTCATGTGGGACATCGACTCGAAGGTGGAGTTTCTGATCTCGATGAAGCAAACGTACACGACCGAGGACGCGCAGCAGCTATCGATCGGCCAGCGGAAGTGTATCTTTCCCGAGGAGGAGAAGCTCCAGTACTACCAGGATGCGTACACGTTTTCCGGCTGCATGAAGGAGTGTCGGATATCGAAAAGCTTGAAGCACTGCAAGTGTGTGCCACCGTTCTATGCACCGGTGCGTTCGATACCGAGCTGCCTTTCCGGTAGCTTCCAGTGTTTGAGCGAGTACACGGAGAACATTACCAGCATCTTCAGCTGTCAGGATTGTGAGCTCGGTTGCTTGAACACCGTGTACGATATTGAGAAGTACTCGAAGAT CATGAAAACGGAAGAGGAGCAGCAGGAAGCACAGGTAACGATCGAGTATCTCACCTGGCCGATCATCCGGTACAAACGAGAAGTACTGTTCGGTTGGGTCGATCTCCTGGTGTCGTTCGGTGGTATTGCCGGTCTCTTTTTAGGCTTCAGCTTACTGTCCGGTGTAGAGATCCTGTACTTCTTCACCATGCGCGCATTCTGTATGCTGTACAAAAACCGGGACGAGCTGGAAGCGATCGAGAAGGAACAGCTCATCAAGTCGATGAGTCGCCACGAGTTGGGTCTCAAACCGATCGCTGCTCCATCGACGCCCACCGTGCCGGTATATGACACCCTGGACGTGCCACCGTCAGCCGACAAGCAGCAGGTGTTTGTGAAACTCATCACCAACGATTACAAAGCGGCCCAGCAGTATCTCACCGCGGATGCTTCCTACCCGGGGTTGAACCGACACCGACTCAACCAGCTGAACGGTCAAAGCCAACGGAAGCAGAACATGTTTCTGCTCGGTCACGGCAACTACGCAAACCATGCCAAGCACGCGGAGAAAAAGACAATCCACTACAGTGACGGTAGCAACTACATCTACGATGGATATTTACCATAA